One window from the genome of Thalassospira xiamenensis M-5 = DSM 17429 encodes:
- the rsmH gene encoding 16S rRNA (cytosine(1402)-N(4))-methyltransferase RsmH yields the protein MSIHDLSFATGDGPHKPVLLREVLDALAPRAGEIMVDGTFGAGGYSRAILDHADCELYAIDRDPTAVATGRAMEADYANRFHMLEGCFGDMGTLLPAAGVDQVDGIVLDIGVSSMQLDQADRGFSFREDGPLDMRMSMSGPTAADFINTADEEDIANVIYRYGEERASRKVAHKIIEMRAEAPFETTLQLARAVRSVVRKSKDGIDPATRTFQGLRIYVNDELGELERAMQAAENLLKPGGRLVVVTFHSLEDRSVKTFMKERSGDPSKMSRRLPGEPKVATPTFTTITRKAVTAQKDELRANPRARSAKLRAVARNEQPATQGGRK from the coding sequence ATGAGCATCCATGACCTCAGCTTCGCCACAGGCGATGGCCCGCACAAGCCGGTGCTATTGCGCGAAGTTCTCGATGCCCTGGCCCCCAGGGCGGGCGAGATCATGGTGGACGGCACTTTTGGCGCGGGTGGATATTCCCGCGCCATTCTCGATCATGCGGACTGCGAACTTTACGCCATTGACCGCGACCCGACCGCCGTTGCCACCGGAAGAGCAATGGAAGCCGATTATGCCAATCGCTTCCACATGCTCGAAGGCTGCTTTGGCGATATGGGCACCCTTTTGCCCGCCGCTGGCGTTGATCAGGTGGACGGCATCGTCCTTGATATCGGCGTATCTTCCATGCAGCTTGATCAGGCCGACCGCGGATTTTCCTTCCGCGAAGACGGGCCGCTCGATATGCGCATGTCGATGTCCGGCCCGACGGCGGCTGATTTCATCAATACCGCCGACGAAGAAGACATCGCCAACGTCATCTATCGCTATGGCGAGGAACGCGCATCGCGCAAGGTCGCGCATAAAATCATCGAAATGCGCGCCGAGGCCCCGTTTGAAACCACCCTGCAACTGGCCCGCGCGGTGCGGTCGGTCGTGCGCAAATCCAAGGACGGCATTGATCCCGCCACCCGCACCTTCCAGGGCCTTCGCATTTACGTCAATGACGAGCTCGGCGAACTTGAACGCGCCATGCAGGCGGCTGAAAACCTGCTCAAACCCGGTGGCCGTCTGGTGGTCGTGACCTTCCATTCGCTCGAAGACCGCAGCGTCAAAACCTTCATGAAGGAACGGTCCGGCGATCCGTCGAAAATGTCGCGCCGCCTTCCGGGCGAGCCAAAGGTCGCAACCCCGACCTTCACCACCATCACCCGCAAGGCCGTAACCGCGCAAAAAGACGAACTGCGCGCCAATCCGCGTGCGCGTTCGGCCAAACTGCGTGCGGTTGCCCGCAATGAACAGCCAGCAACTCAAGGGGGGCGCAAATGA
- a CDS encoding substrate-binding periplasmic protein, producing MSCFQAHIDDAGFSFEGLAMRAALWISGAILIFCAVSFGAQAKDVRLCYDDWPPYAYDDQGVARGLAVDLATRFLENAGHSVSFVAMPMARCRFSLRQGAVDGVLLDDLAKADETGLVISSQSLVSKVTVAVVNSGFSLATYQGMRSLDNTNWLKVIGQSYPAEILANETMHPVEVAEYAKGFEMLKRHHVDVLFSDLAFLRFAGGDQKSLTGFKVLLPAVEIEERYLSLRSDLAPVLNDFDREMARGLLTGVVDGIYHRHLGFSRVGFARYVGLSDVPIANPGGLIVQ from the coding sequence ATGTCGTGTTTTCAGGCTCATATTGATGATGCCGGATTTTCATTTGAAGGATTGGCCATGCGTGCGGCGCTTTGGATTTCAGGCGCAATATTGATCTTTTGTGCTGTGTCTTTTGGGGCGCAGGCGAAAGACGTGCGTCTGTGCTATGACGACTGGCCGCCTTATGCCTATGACGATCAGGGTGTTGCGCGCGGGCTTGCGGTGGATCTGGCGACCCGGTTCCTTGAAAATGCCGGGCATTCCGTCAGTTTTGTCGCGATGCCGATGGCGCGGTGCCGTTTCTCGCTGCGGCAGGGGGCGGTGGATGGCGTTTTGCTTGATGATCTTGCCAAGGCTGATGAAACCGGGCTTGTGATATCGTCCCAGTCCCTGGTTAGCAAGGTGACGGTGGCCGTGGTCAATTCGGGTTTCAGCCTTGCGACCTATCAGGGGATGCGCAGCCTTGATAACACCAACTGGCTTAAAGTGATCGGGCAGTCCTATCCGGCGGAAATCCTTGCCAACGAAACCATGCATCCGGTGGAAGTTGCCGAATATGCCAAGGGGTTCGAGATGCTTAAACGGCACCATGTCGATGTGCTGTTTAGCGATCTGGCCTTTCTGCGTTTTGCTGGTGGGGATCAGAAAAGCCTGACGGGGTTCAAGGTGCTTTTGCCTGCGGTCGAGATTGAGGAGCGGTATTTGAGCCTGCGGTCCGATCTGGCGCCGGTGCTGAACGATTTTGACCGGGAAATGGCGCGCGGGCTTCTGACCGGGGTGGTGGATGGTATCTATCACCGGCATCTTGGCTTTAGCCGGGTCGGTTTTGCCCGCTATGTCGGGTTATCCGATGTGCCGATTGCCAATCCGGGTGGCCTGATCGTTCAGTAA
- a CDS encoding GlxA family transcriptional regulator yields the protein MPRLPRLIVFILTPQTVMLDVTGPLQAFHEARDPATGTPLYRTILASSHGGPIMTDTGIALDTVALADLDPGEIHTLIAAGSDEMLDALGDANLIGWLEKHRAQIPRIGSVCIGAFILGAAGILDNRACVTHWRWCDRLQAMFPQSRVAPDPIFVRDGPVWTSAGVTTGIDMAVAMIEQDLGRDVALAVARSLIVFIRRPGGQSQFSLPLEHQANDNTGRFDALHGWITQNLQTRLSVEDLAEQTGMSPRNFSRTYKSATGLSPARAVELMRLEAARTALEQTDKRISQIALNCGFGDDERMRRCFVKHLGVAPSDYRERFKL from the coding sequence ATGCCCCGGCTGCCCCGCCTCATCGTTTTCATCCTCACCCCGCAAACCGTGATGCTTGATGTCACCGGCCCCTTACAGGCGTTTCACGAGGCCCGCGATCCGGCAACCGGCACCCCGCTTTATCGCACCATATTGGCCTCAAGCCACGGCGGCCCGATCATGACCGATACCGGCATCGCATTGGATACCGTCGCCCTTGCCGATCTTGATCCGGGTGAAATCCACACCCTGATCGCCGCCGGGTCCGATGAAATGCTTGATGCCCTTGGCGATGCCAATCTGATCGGCTGGCTTGAAAAACACCGCGCTCAAATCCCCCGCATCGGCTCGGTCTGCATCGGGGCGTTTATTCTCGGCGCCGCCGGGATACTTGATAATCGCGCCTGTGTCACCCACTGGCGCTGGTGCGACCGCCTGCAAGCCATGTTCCCGCAAAGCCGTGTCGCCCCCGATCCGATCTTTGTCCGCGATGGTCCGGTCTGGACCTCGGCCGGGGTAACAACCGGGATTGATATGGCGGTCGCGATGATCGAACAGGATCTTGGCCGTGACGTCGCCCTTGCCGTCGCGCGCAGCCTGATCGTCTTCATCCGCCGCCCCGGCGGCCAATCACAATTCAGCCTGCCGCTTGAACATCAGGCCAATGACAATACCGGGCGCTTTGATGCCCTGCATGGCTGGATCACGCAAAACCTTCAAACCCGCCTTTCGGTCGAGGACCTCGCCGAACAGACGGGCATGAGCCCGCGCAACTTTTCACGCACCTACAAATCCGCCACCGGCCTGAGCCCGGCGCGCGCGGTCGAACTGATGCGTCTCGAAGCCGCAAGAACCGCCCTTGAACAAACCGACAAACGCATCAGCCAGATCGCGCTTAATTGCGGCTTTGGCGATGACGAACGCATGCGCCGCTGCTTCGTCAAACATCTGGGCGTGGCACCCAGCGACTATCGCGAACGGTTCAAATTGTAA
- a CDS encoding peptidoglycan D,D-transpeptidase FtsI family protein codes for MSFHRFSYWLRGDRPELSPDQRERHAIETARNRIFITGAMFAVGFVWITAGLVDATVLRQGNEPEMASGSDTRELKTERADIVDRNGMLIATDLPTNSLYADARVIKDPVGSADQLLTVLPELDRDTLIRHLSSQKAFVWIRRNLTPEQQYAVNSLGVPGLNFQREERRVYPHGRLFAHVLGFTDIDNNGIAGVERKFDNELRINNGPLQLSLDTRIQYALEEEVESAMKTYDAVGATGMVMDIYTGEVLGMMSLPDFDPHRPGQAPADARFNRATLGVYEMGSVFKLFNTAIALETGTVNLQSMYDASQPIRVGRFAISDYRGENRWLSVAEIIKYSSNIGSARIALDFGTETQRKYLKKFGILDTPKIELPEVGSPLVPNPWREVNTMTISFGHGLAVTPLQVVSGISALANGGILRPATILKQDGAPAGERIISRQTSDKMRRLMRLVVTDGSGKKAEVPGYFLGGKTGTSEKLVNGRYVKNARMSTFVAAFPMQDPKYVVLVTLDEPKGTKETYGFATAGWVSAPAVGKVVTRIAPLLGIEPANAKAPEIEQALQIDLRKGERKLASF; via the coding sequence ATGAGTTTCCATCGTTTCTCATACTGGCTGCGCGGTGACCGCCCGGAACTCAGCCCCGATCAACGCGAACGTCACGCGATTGAAACCGCGCGCAACCGCATCTTCATTACCGGTGCGATGTTTGCCGTTGGCTTTGTCTGGATCACGGCGGGTCTGGTCGATGCCACCGTTCTGCGTCAGGGCAATGAACCCGAAATGGCATCGGGATCGGATACCCGCGAACTTAAAACCGAACGCGCCGATATCGTTGATCGCAACGGCATGCTGATTGCGACCGATCTTCCGACCAACTCGCTTTATGCCGATGCGCGCGTGATCAAGGACCCGGTCGGATCGGCCGATCAATTGCTGACCGTGCTACCCGAACTCGATCGCGATACCCTGATCCGTCATCTAAGCTCGCAAAAGGCCTTCGTCTGGATCCGTCGCAATCTGACCCCTGAACAGCAATATGCCGTCAACTCGCTTGGCGTGCCGGGGCTTAATTTCCAGCGTGAAGAACGCCGCGTCTATCCGCATGGTCGCCTGTTTGCCCATGTGCTCGGCTTTACCGATATCGACAATAACGGCATCGCCGGTGTCGAACGCAAATTCGATAACGAACTGCGCATCAATAACGGCCCGCTGCAACTCTCCCTTGATACCCGCATTCAATACGCGCTTGAGGAAGAAGTCGAAAGCGCGATGAAAACCTATGATGCGGTCGGGGCGACCGGCATGGTCATGGATATCTATACCGGCGAAGTGCTCGGCATGATGTCGCTGCCCGATTTTGATCCGCACCGCCCCGGTCAGGCCCCGGCGGATGCGCGCTTTAACCGCGCAACGCTGGGCGTTTATGAAATGGGCTCGGTGTTCAAACTGTTTAACACCGCCATTGCGCTTGAAACCGGCACCGTCAATCTGCAAAGCATGTATGACGCCTCGCAGCCGATCCGCGTCGGGCGCTTCGCGATTAGCGACTATCGCGGCGAAAACCGCTGGTTGTCGGTGGCCGAAATCATCAAATATTCGTCAAACATTGGGTCGGCCCGCATCGCCCTTGATTTCGGGACCGAGACCCAGCGCAAATATCTCAAGAAATTCGGCATTCTCGATACCCCGAAAATCGAGCTGCCCGAAGTCGGTTCCCCGCTTGTGCCCAATCCGTGGCGCGAAGTGAACACCATGACCATTTCCTTTGGTCATGGCCTTGCCGTGACACCGCTTCAGGTTGTCAGCGGCATTTCCGCCCTTGCAAATGGCGGCATTTTGCGCCCGGCAACCATCCTCAAACAGGACGGCGCACCGGCGGGCGAACGTATTATTTCCCGGCAGACCTCGGACAAGATGCGGCGTTTGATGCGCCTCGTCGTGACCGATGGATCGGGCAAAAAGGCTGAAGTTCCGGGTTACTTCCTTGGGGGTAAAACCGGGACGTCGGAAAAACTCGTGAACGGGCGCTATGTCAAGAACGCCCGCATGTCGACCTTTGTCGCCGCCTTCCCGATGCAGGACCCGAAATATGTGGTTCTGGTGACGCTGGACGAGCCCAAAGGCACAAAAGAAACCTATGGATTTGCCACAGCCGGTTGGGTGTCCGCCCCGGCAGTAGGCAAGGTTGTGACACGTATTGCTCCCCTTCTGGGCATTGAACCGGCGAATGCGAAGGCGCCGGAGATTGAGCAAGCGCTGCAGATCGACCTTCGCAAGGGGGAGCGCAAACTTGCGTCTTTCTGA
- a CDS encoding pyridoxamine 5'-phosphate oxidase family protein — MTKIDTAEKLREIYGMPMELAVAKALTKLDPHCRHFIELAPFAVISSADAKGNADVSPRGDGPGFIKVLDDNTLLMPDRPGNNRVDTLSNIIENPNVGMLFFVPGFNDTLRVNGTAEIHNDPALLAHFADTPKPPITVIKIRVAEAFLHCAKSLMRSKLWSIESQVDRKVMPTLGKIIKDQTAASFDVGTQEDADKYFAQSIAERG; from the coding sequence ATGACCAAGATCGATACTGCCGAGAAGCTGCGCGAGATTTACGGAATGCCGATGGAATTGGCGGTTGCCAAGGCATTGACGAAGCTTGACCCGCATTGCCGGCATTTTATCGAACTGGCACCCTTTGCCGTGATTTCATCGGCCGATGCCAAGGGCAATGCCGATGTCAGCCCGCGCGGCGACGGGCCGGGCTTTATCAAGGTGCTTGATGACAATACGCTTCTGATGCCGGATCGTCCGGGCAACAATCGCGTTGATACGTTATCGAACATCATTGAAAACCCGAATGTCGGGATGCTGTTTTTCGTGCCCGGTTTCAACGATACGCTGCGTGTGAATGGCACGGCGGAAATCCATAATGATCCGGCATTGCTGGCGCATTTTGCCGATACGCCAAAACCGCCGATCACGGTGATCAAAATCCGGGTCGCGGAAGCGTTCCTGCATTGTGCGAAATCGTTGATGCGGTCCAAACTCTGGAGCATCGAGAGCCAGGTGGATCGCAAGGTGATGCCGACCCTTGGCAAGATCATCAAGGATCAGACGGCAGCGAGTTTCGACGTTGGCACCCAGGAAGATGCCGATAAGTATTTCGCGCAATCCATCGCCGAACGCGGTTAA
- a CDS encoding N-acetylmuramoyl-L-alanine amidase: MSAGNTDFKNRIIARPSPNYGDRPDCVPIDILVLHYTGMQSGKAALDRLCDPAASVSSHYLVEEDGTIFRLVDEDKRAWHAGRGQWQECDDVNSSSIGIEIVNPGHEFGYRPFPDIQIDAVIALCRDILTRHDIRPDRIIAHSDMAPDRKEDPGELFPWDRLAANGIGLWPTADITKNDAACTETEFDAMLDRLGYGPNDALERRIAFQRHWRPSNISGNVDGECAAILRALLDKAGLY; the protein is encoded by the coding sequence ATGTCTGCTGGAAACACGGATTTCAAGAACCGCATCATCGCCCGCCCCTCGCCCAATTACGGCGACAGGCCCGATTGCGTACCGATTGATATCCTCGTCCTGCATTATACCGGCATGCAAAGCGGTAAGGCCGCCCTTGATCGCCTGTGTGATCCGGCGGCCTCGGTCTCAAGCCATTATCTGGTCGAGGAAGACGGCACCATTTTCCGTCTGGTGGACGAGGATAAACGCGCCTGGCATGCCGGGCGCGGTCAGTGGCAGGAATGCGATGATGTGAATTCCAGTTCCATCGGCATTGAAATCGTCAATCCCGGCCATGAATTCGGTTATCGTCCCTTTCCCGACATCCAGATCGACGCCGTCATCGCGCTGTGTCGCGATATCCTGACCCGTCACGATATCCGACCGGATCGCATCATCGCCCATTCCGACATGGCCCCGGACCGCAAGGAAGACCCCGGTGAACTTTTCCCATGGGATCGTCTGGCGGCAAACGGCATCGGCCTGTGGCCCACGGCGGACATCACCAAAAACGATGCCGCCTGCACCGAAACCGAATTCGATGCGATGCTCGACCGTCTGGGATATGGCCCGAATGACGCGCTTGAACGCCGCATCGCCTTTCAGCGTCACTGGCGGCCATCCAATATTTCGGGAAATGTGGACGGTGAATGCGCCGCAATTTTGCGCGCATTGCTCGATAAAGCCGGACTTTACTGA
- a CDS encoding cysteine hydrolase family protein, which produces MTETKTANTALIMIDWQQGFADLDYWGQRNNPGAEANGAKILAHWREMGWPVIHVRHDSTTPISRLYPDHPGHEFIEFATPKDGEPVYGKQVNSAFIGTRLEADLRARGINRIVCCGISTDHCVNTTTRMGANLGFEVTIVSDACFAFERKLPDGRVFGADLVHDVALASLNGEFAKVCTTDQVIGGDCD; this is translated from the coding sequence ATGACCGAAACCAAAACCGCAAATACCGCCCTGATCATGATCGACTGGCAGCAGGGTTTTGCCGATCTGGATTATTGGGGGCAGCGCAATAATCCGGGGGCGGAAGCAAACGGGGCAAAGATTTTGGCGCATTGGCGCGAAATGGGATGGCCGGTGATCCATGTGCGCCATGATTCGACCACGCCGATTTCGCGGCTTTATCCCGATCATCCGGGGCATGAATTTATTGAGTTTGCCACACCGAAGGATGGTGAGCCGGTTTATGGCAAGCAGGTCAATTCGGCGTTTATCGGAACGCGCCTTGAGGCCGATTTGCGGGCGCGCGGGATCAACCGGATCGTTTGTTGCGGGATATCGACTGATCATTGCGTGAATACCACGACGCGGATGGGGGCGAACCTTGGCTTTGAGGTGACGATTGTCAGTGATGCCTGTTTTGCGTTTGAGCGCAAATTGCCCGATGGGCGGGTGTTTGGTGCCGATCTTGTGCATGATGTGGCGCTGGCGAGTTTGAACGGCGAGTTTGCCAAAGTTTGCACGACAGATCAGGTGATCGGGGGGGATTGCGATTGA
- a CDS encoding UDP-N-acetylmuramoyl-L-alanyl-D-glutamate--2,6-diaminopimelate ligase, with amino-acid sequence MRLSELMAGDQAALKHADGQDPNITGLTADSRTVKDGYLFAALSGAKTDGSKYIDDAIRLGAAAILAKEGTPKPVAATVPLIPVENPRQRYAQLAARFYGKQPANIAAITGTNGKTSTAVFTEQLWTIMGNMSGSIGTLGIRAAGAKIPGSLTTPDPVALHQSLNEMAEIGVTHVAMEASSHGLDQHRLDGVKVTVAAFTNLTRDHLDYHGNFEKYFAAKARLFADLLAENGTAVLNADVPQFKILRSMCEGRGISVMSYGENADDIKLLEAKPDATGTRLKLAIEKGEYGVHLPLMGSFQVMNALAALGIVIASGADVDDAVAALEKLEGVRGRMELVGKTSFGAPVFVDYAHTPDALETVIKAVRPHAKGRIICVFGAGGDRDTGKRPEMGRVVKENADIAIITDDNPRSEDPAKIRAAIKAACDGAVEIGDRAEAIKRGIGILQRNDILIIAGKGHERGQIVGDTVLPFDDAAVARNILLGGN; translated from the coding sequence TTGCGTCTTTCTGAACTCATGGCAGGTGATCAAGCGGCACTTAAACATGCCGACGGACAGGACCCGAACATTACGGGCCTGACAGCAGACTCACGCACCGTGAAGGATGGCTATCTGTTTGCCGCCCTGTCTGGTGCCAAAACCGACGGATCGAAATATATCGATGATGCGATCCGCCTTGGTGCGGCCGCCATCCTGGCAAAGGAAGGCACGCCAAAACCCGTCGCCGCAACGGTTCCGCTGATCCCGGTGGAAAACCCGCGACAGCGTTACGCCCAACTGGCCGCGCGTTTTTATGGCAAACAACCGGCCAATATCGCGGCGATCACGGGGACGAACGGCAAAACCTCCACCGCCGTTTTCACCGAACAGCTCTGGACCATCATGGGCAATATGTCGGGCTCCATCGGAACCCTTGGCATTCGAGCTGCGGGTGCGAAAATCCCCGGCTCGCTGACCACGCCCGATCCGGTGGCACTGCATCAAAGCCTTAATGAAATGGCTGAAATCGGTGTCACCCACGTCGCGATGGAAGCCTCCTCGCACGGGCTTGATCAGCATCGCCTTGACGGGGTGAAAGTCACGGTTGCCGCCTTTACCAACCTGACCCGTGATCACCTTGATTATCACGGCAATTTCGAAAAATACTTCGCCGCCAAGGCCCGCCTGTTTGCCGATCTTCTGGCCGAAAACGGCACGGCAGTTCTCAATGCCGATGTCCCGCAATTCAAAATCCTGCGCTCGATGTGCGAAGGGCGCGGCATTTCGGTGATGTCCTATGGCGAAAATGCCGACGATATCAAACTGCTCGAAGCCAAGCCCGATGCCACCGGCACCAGGCTCAAGCTCGCCATCGAAAAGGGCGAATATGGTGTGCATCTGCCCCTCATGGGTTCGTTCCAGGTGATGAATGCGCTTGCCGCCCTTGGCATCGTCATTGCGTCGGGGGCTGATGTCGATGATGCGGTTGCCGCCCTTGAAAAGCTCGAAGGTGTGCGGGGCCGCATGGAACTGGTTGGCAAAACAAGCTTCGGCGCGCCGGTCTTTGTCGATTACGCCCACACCCCTGACGCGCTTGAAACCGTGATCAAGGCTGTCCGTCCGCACGCCAAGGGCCGCATCATCTGCGTCTTTGGCGCAGGCGGTGATCGTGACACCGGCAAACGCCCGGAAATGGGCCGCGTGGTCAAGGAAAACGCCGATATCGCCATCATCACCGATGACAACCCCCGAAGCGAAGACCCCGCCAAAATCCGTGCCGCGATCAAGGCCGCCTGCGACGGTGCGGTTGAAATCGGCGACCGGGCCGAGGCGATCAAACGCGGCATCGGCATCCTGCAACGCAACGATATTCTTATTATTGCCGGAAAAGGCCATGAAAGAGGCCAGATTGTCGGCGATACGGTTCTGCCGTTCGATGATGCCGCGGTCGCGCGCAACATCCTTCTGGGCGGTAACTGA
- the corA gene encoding magnesium/cobalt transporter CorA, with the protein MDSNEFFAPARTPSDDTAAPADDAALVSSGDAVDGEVNSAESVAKPPKAERTPVWIDLLNPSDDEIHEIEKRFDIEVPTREEMQEIELSSRLYDEDGALFMTVSVLNKANSDEPETTAITFILVKKTLITLRYADPVPFKTFIRRVNRSPSLASSAEAVLFGLLEQIVDRLADIMEQAAADLEGLSNIVFANPDDPAHDQDHRAVLRRIGRAGNLSGKAKDSLLNLHRLGLFLSTQTRLKKDAKTRLKTISRDIVSITEHANFIANKVTFLLDATLGMINLEQNNIIKIFSVAAAAFLPPTLIASIYGMNFSVMPELDWQFGYPLAIGLMVLSAVLPLWYFKRKGWL; encoded by the coding sequence ATGGACAGCAACGAATTTTTTGCCCCGGCCCGGACCCCGTCCGACGATACCGCCGCCCCGGCGGATGATGCTGCATTGGTCAGTAGCGGCGATGCTGTTGATGGCGAAGTTAACAGCGCGGAAAGTGTCGCAAAGCCGCCAAAGGCGGAGCGCACACCGGTCTGGATCGACCTTTTGAACCCGTCCGATGACGAAATTCACGAGATCGAGAAGCGGTTCGATATCGAAGTCCCGACCCGCGAGGAAATGCAGGAGATCGAGCTTTCATCGCGATTGTATGACGAAGACGGCGCGCTTTTCATGACGGTATCGGTGCTAAACAAGGCCAATAGTGACGAGCCCGAAACCACCGCGATCACCTTTATCCTGGTCAAGAAAACCCTGATCACGCTGCGCTATGCCGACCCGGTGCCGTTCAAGACCTTTATCCGGCGGGTCAATCGCAGCCCGTCGCTGGCATCGAGTGCCGAGGCGGTTCTGTTCGGGTTGCTGGAACAGATTGTTGACCGGCTGGCCGATATCATGGAACAGGCGGCCGCCGACCTTGAAGGGTTGTCAAACATCGTTTTCGCCAATCCCGATGACCCGGCCCATGATCAGGATCACCGCGCGGTTCTGCGCCGCATCGGGCGGGCCGGGAACCTTTCGGGCAAGGCTAAGGACAGTTTGCTGAACCTGCATCGGCTGGGGCTGTTTCTGTCAACACAGACGCGGCTTAAAAAGGATGCCAAGACGCGGCTTAAAACCATTTCGCGCGATATCGTGTCGATCACCGAACATGCCAATTTCATCGCCAACAAGGTGACGTTCCTGCTTGATGCGACGCTGGGCATGATCAATCTGGAACAGAACAATATCATCAAGATTTTTTCGGTCGCGGCGGCTGCCTTCCTGCCGCCGACTTTGATCGCGAGCATTTACGGCATGAATTTCAGCGTCATGCCGGAGCTTGACTGGCAGTTTGGTTATCCGCTGGCGATTGGCCTGATGGTGCTGTCGGCTGTTCTTCCGCTTTGGTATTTCAAGCGGAAAGGGTGGCTTTAG
- the ftsL gene encoding cell division protein FtsL: MTRAMTFIGLFLTIVIGAGTYWVSHEVERLEKRYSAIQSEILNEQESIHVLEAEWSYLNNPQRIESLAKTYLKLDQIAPLQMASIDDLPEDADLHQYRLDKFGEAVAFLPVPRARPDELAPDEAAEAMIINAPSLAATRSDAQEGGQ, encoded by the coding sequence ATGACACGCGCCATGACCTTTATCGGGCTGTTTCTGACCATCGTTATTGGGGCGGGCACCTATTGGGTGTCGCACGAAGTCGAACGCCTTGAAAAACGCTATTCCGCCATTCAGTCGGAAATCCTCAATGAACAGGAAAGTATCCATGTCCTCGAAGCGGAATGGAGCTACCTGAACAATCCGCAACGCATCGAAAGCCTGGCCAAGACTTACCTTAAACTCGATCAGATCGCCCCGCTTCAGATGGCCAGCATCGATGACCTGCCCGAAGACGCCGATCTGCATCAATATCGTCTTGATAAATTCGGCGAGGCCGTCGCCTTCCTGCCGGTCCCGCGTGCGCGCCCCGATGAACTGGCCCCGGACGAAGCCGCCGAAGCCATGATCATCAATGCCCCGTCGCTTGCCGCAACCCGGTCCGATGCGCAGGAGGGCGGACAATGA
- a CDS encoding division/cell wall cluster transcriptional repressor MraZ produces MLFTGTHIHKLDRKGRVSVPKRFRATLERETFAGIYLYQSHKEAALEGCGESHMDRIAASIDELAMFSDEADDLADTILGASHMLPFDGEGRIILPPELIEFARIEDQVAFVGRGRTFRIWNPEIFKPLQDASRTRTFNRGSTLKLKPASDFAPGSRPAAPTSEIAPDEEGPDDGGSA; encoded by the coding sequence GTGCTGTTCACAGGAACGCACATTCACAAGCTGGACCGAAAAGGGCGCGTCTCCGTGCCCAAGCGGTTCCGCGCGACCCTGGAACGTGAAACCTTCGCTGGCATCTATCTGTATCAATCCCACAAGGAAGCCGCCCTTGAAGGCTGTGGCGAAAGCCACATGGACCGCATTGCCGCGTCGATTGACGAACTGGCGATGTTCTCCGACGAGGCCGACGACCTTGCCGATACCATTCTTGGCGCATCCCACATGCTGCCGTTCGACGGCGAAGGCCGCATCATCCTGCCCCCGGAACTGATCGAATTCGCCCGCATCGAAGATCAGGTCGCCTTTGTTGGCCGTGGCCGCACCTTCCGTATCTGGAACCCGGAAATCTTCAAACCGCTGCAGGACGCCAGCCGCACCCGCACCTTCAATCGCGGATCGACCCTCAAACTCAAACCGGCATCCGATTTCGCGCCGGGCAGCCGCCCCGCTGCCCCGACCAGTGAAATCGCCCCGGATGAAGAGGGACCAGATGATGGGGGGAGCGCGTGA